A genomic window from Sphingobacterium sp. BN32 includes:
- a CDS encoding S8 family serine peptidase has product MKFKRNWSIVLSLCLLAQLSACRKDISPYGTYIDQKPAEATYKEALIVYFKDKNDGKFTLQNPSQYLSEKAIRRRKSQQIAIDSTDLPLSSKYLNELLKVSEGKLLNSSKWLNYAVIHLPEHKDNLEKIKSLSFVSSIKPIGVHLPHQEPVVPPIKNETTFTAIASSNTLDTLKVNAVNYGKTYGLLQQYEANILHEKQFYGKGKTIAILSEGFGYLDEKPELLHLLSENKIKDSYDLLYNRSDISTTTTNGNNLLAMLGAINPQKFVGLSPKADYILLRTDQNGSQEPFYETSWVAGVERADSLGVDIISSSCVYGVKFNQPQFDLKAQQADGNSISSKVADQAFKKGILTVQMFPQESNGITFVLPPADAKHIITAGNINKRNKPLWNVLNKPTADGRIKPELAVLAQEIPVVYGWGDSYSTSNTPPILAGLIACLWEALPTKNAKEIKELLQQTASQSDNPDNKMGYGIPNFKKAYEQAK; this is encoded by the coding sequence ATGAAATTTAAAAGAAACTGGTCTATTGTTTTAAGTCTGTGCCTGCTAGCACAACTTAGCGCATGCCGTAAGGATATTTCACCATATGGTACTTACATCGATCAAAAACCAGCAGAAGCAACTTATAAAGAAGCCCTTATTGTTTATTTCAAAGATAAAAACGATGGTAAATTCACGCTTCAAAATCCATCTCAATACCTTAGTGAGAAAGCGATACGACGTCGAAAGTCTCAACAGATTGCTATAGACTCTACAGACTTACCCCTCAGCAGCAAGTACCTGAACGAACTATTGAAAGTAAGCGAGGGCAAACTGTTAAACAGCTCAAAATGGTTGAACTATGCCGTTATTCATTTACCAGAGCACAAAGACAACTTAGAAAAGATTAAATCACTATCCTTCGTATCGTCTATAAAACCAATTGGTGTGCATCTCCCTCACCAGGAGCCTGTTGTACCCCCAATTAAAAATGAAACGACCTTTACTGCGATTGCGTCCAGCAACACCTTAGACACATTAAAGGTAAATGCTGTCAATTACGGCAAAACATATGGTTTATTGCAACAATACGAAGCCAACATATTGCACGAGAAGCAGTTCTATGGCAAAGGAAAAACCATCGCCATACTTAGTGAAGGTTTTGGCTACTTAGACGAGAAGCCAGAACTCCTCCATTTATTATCAGAGAATAAAATCAAAGACAGCTATGATTTGCTTTATAACCGCAGCGATATCAGTACGACCACAACCAATGGGAACAACCTCTTAGCGATGCTCGGAGCCATCAATCCGCAAAAGTTCGTAGGCTTATCACCGAAAGCAGATTACATCCTGCTACGTACAGATCAGAACGGAAGTCAAGAGCCCTTTTATGAAACCAGTTGGGTCGCTGGTGTTGAACGCGCCGATAGCTTGGGTGTTGACATCATCAGTTCATCCTGTGTATATGGCGTCAAATTCAATCAGCCACAATTTGACTTGAAAGCTCAACAAGCTGATGGGAATTCTATCAGCAGTAAGGTAGCTGATCAAGCTTTCAAAAAAGGAATTCTGACAGTTCAGATGTTTCCTCAGGAATCCAATGGCATCACCTTCGTACTCCCTCCAGCAGATGCCAAGCACATTATCACTGCCGGCAATATCAACAAGCGAAATAAACCCTTGTGGAATGTCCTAAATAAACCCACTGCCGACGGAAGGATAAAGCCTGAATTAGCTGTATTGGCACAGGAAATACCTGTCGTTTATGGATGGGGCGACTCTTATAGCACTTCAAACACGCCCCCTATTCTTGCGGGCTTGATTGCCTGCCTATGGGAAGCTTTGCCAACTAAAAATGCAAAAGAAATCAAAGAACTGTTGCAACAAACGGCCAGTCAAAGCGATAATCCAGACAACAAAATGGGATATGGAATACCAAATTTTAAAAAAGCATATGAACAAGCCAAATAG
- a CDS encoding HmuY family protein, giving the protein MSIYYLSRLSKAFLCCLLLFGSCKKEDKPTVPPDPIQGEKVIRNLKADYMTKPYFKFSTGEVVKKPGADNWDICFEHAQLKINGGTMLNPVRTGNAKAIIVHTAYQNIKDIPNLSDLKQDDGRTDFALGYRSGGKTWYYMDENNFYMPYPEKTMFIQTADKKGFVKLQILSFYRDMPNLKGETYESISTRAGFFTFRYQYIEKGQRFH; this is encoded by the coding sequence ATGAGCATTTACTATCTATCGAGGCTTTCCAAAGCCTTTCTATGCTGTCTCCTCCTCTTTGGTTCATGCAAAAAGGAAGACAAACCAACAGTCCCTCCTGATCCCATTCAAGGGGAAAAAGTCATCAGAAATCTTAAGGCGGACTATATGACCAAGCCCTACTTTAAGTTTAGTACAGGCGAAGTGGTTAAGAAGCCTGGAGCTGATAACTGGGACATTTGCTTCGAACATGCACAACTGAAGATTAATGGTGGAACCATGTTAAACCCTGTTCGCACCGGAAATGCAAAAGCGATCATTGTGCATACAGCTTACCAAAACATCAAAGATATCCCAAACTTAAGCGATTTAAAACAAGACGATGGCAGAACCGACTTCGCATTGGGCTATCGCAGCGGCGGAAAAACATGGTATTATATGGACGAAAACAATTTCTACATGCCCTATCCTGAAAAAACAATGTTTATTCAAACTGCCGATAAAAAAGGATTTGTAAAACTACAGATCTTAAGTTTCTATCGTGATATGCCCAATCTGAAGGGTGAAACTTACGAATCCATCAGCACGCGTGCAGGATTCTTCACCTTCCGATATCAATACATAGAGAAAGGACAAAGATTCCATTAA
- a CDS encoding response regulator — protein sequence MKSQCTPANESERLDMLYSFGLMGLGKMPELNVFAELACKITACPSSIIAIMEEDIQRIQSCFGINLETVERRNTVCQYTMMSEVPLMIEDTFQDPRTKDNPLIQASGIRFYAGVPLLDDRGLALGTLCVIDFVSKTISEEQLSELAKLGEAIVSILLAKRKSTQANYFKQILAVTQNMICVLDDNFLIKEINPAFSELMAFSAREAVGQSFLEVLQANDAIREALRTTVETGKEVQVQTRTETPTEEETFINWNLKYNPDSKEVFAFGRDISKENAEKVKLLVSERRFRNFFENGIGLMSMHDLDGNILRVNEMGRNVLGYSADEVQGLNLVDLVPLENRSLIKPYLERIKHKGEDSGMMVLCRKDGEWIYWLYNNILEIDADGSAYVVSSALNMNERIMLEKDLQHTKQILEQSSQVAQVGGWEVDLAKNEIYWSGPTRDIHGVSDDFNPTLENVFSFFDDEDSEMIAELFTSAVLSGQPYDIETRLQKATGEQIWIRIKGVPEMEDGRCTRVFGIIQDVDEAKRLYLELERKESMLQTFVDYVPASVAMFDQDLNYLTISKQWKEEFHYVENHVPNRNLYDVFPNIPERRKEIYRNALEGIPYKNTDEIVMREEYEHAQHYNWEVRPWRLPDGTIGGIIIFSQNISELVAKNEELKNAKKLADIGSKAKSEFLANMSHEIRTPLNGVIGFSDLLLKTPLNDLQKQYLKYVNESGNNLLSIINDILDFSKIESGKLEFYIDHYNPYELVNQVIHVILYQAQNKGIELLLNIEQGLPDLIYIDESRIKQVLINLLGNAVKFTETGEIELRVERTNIEQDKVRLRFSVRDTGIGISEEKQHRIFDAFTQEDSSVSKRFGGTGLGLTISNNILRYMGSELSLVSKVDEGSTFSFEIEVPYEYTEEQNDDLSVETVLIVDDNVNNRVILEHMLAYKGVATTSVGNGFEAIQLYLDGKRFDAILMDYRMPILNGLETIAKIKEFLLQQGEPIPLLVSHCSSEDQEVMTQFRQEQNSYCLTKPIISEELYRVLRQSYTTESPSIEEYETSNHLEKAFRVLVADDNPVNMALNLRLVEGVLPQCETASVENGLLAVEACQASIFDLILMDIQMPLMDGIEATQRIRTLSGYEQVPIIGITAGNVIGEKEKCLEVGMTDFLTKPIKAGDFMAMVTKAMQSLEAELVNEMDISAHFDERVMDESTDHDADFKQEFIGIVLGELELQKERLNLARHENDVPQIKKLLHKLRGTSSTAGLTLLNSMTVDMEAKFVNGNLPFDEISNLINEIELLQKVLINLKA from the coding sequence ATGAAGTCTCAGTGTACTCCGGCAAATGAGTCAGAGCGCTTGGATATGTTATACTCTTTCGGCTTAATGGGTCTTGGCAAAATGCCAGAACTCAATGTTTTTGCCGAATTGGCGTGCAAGATAACTGCATGTCCATCTTCCATCATAGCGATAATGGAAGAAGATATACAACGTATTCAAAGCTGTTTTGGCATTAACTTAGAAACTGTAGAAAGGAGGAATACCGTCTGTCAATATACCATGATGAGCGAAGTGCCGCTCATGATTGAAGACACTTTCCAAGATCCTCGGACGAAAGATAATCCATTAATTCAAGCTTCTGGAATACGTTTTTATGCCGGCGTCCCACTTTTAGACGATCGAGGCTTGGCTCTCGGAACTTTGTGCGTTATAGATTTTGTTAGCAAAACTATTTCCGAGGAGCAGCTTTCGGAACTTGCAAAGTTAGGGGAGGCGATTGTTTCGATACTCTTAGCTAAGCGTAAATCCACGCAGGCCAACTATTTCAAACAAATACTAGCGGTCACACAAAATATGATCTGTGTTTTGGATGACAACTTTCTAATCAAAGAAATAAATCCGGCTTTTTCTGAATTAATGGCATTTTCGGCCCGTGAAGCAGTGGGACAGAGTTTTTTAGAGGTATTACAGGCTAATGATGCTATTCGAGAGGCGCTGCGGACTACGGTAGAAACTGGGAAAGAAGTACAAGTACAGACGCGAACCGAAACCCCAACAGAGGAAGAAACTTTCATCAATTGGAATCTTAAATATAATCCAGATAGTAAAGAGGTCTTTGCATTTGGTCGTGATATCAGTAAAGAAAATGCCGAGAAGGTGAAACTGTTGGTTTCTGAGCGTAGGTTCAGAAATTTCTTCGAAAACGGGATTGGTCTGATGAGTATGCACGATCTAGACGGCAATATTCTTCGAGTCAATGAAATGGGAAGAAATGTCCTAGGTTATTCTGCAGATGAAGTTCAAGGGCTTAACCTCGTTGATTTAGTACCTTTAGAAAACCGATCGCTCATTAAGCCATATCTGGAACGGATAAAGCATAAGGGTGAAGATAGTGGAATGATGGTGCTTTGTCGGAAAGATGGCGAGTGGATTTATTGGTTGTATAATAATATCTTGGAGATAGATGCCGATGGCAGTGCGTATGTTGTGAGTTCAGCTTTGAATATGAACGAGCGCATCATGCTAGAGAAAGATCTTCAGCATACCAAACAAATTCTAGAGCAAAGTAGTCAAGTTGCGCAAGTTGGGGGTTGGGAAGTTGATCTTGCTAAGAATGAAATTTATTGGTCGGGCCCGACGCGCGATATTCATGGTGTATCAGATGATTTTAATCCCACGCTTGAGAATGTTTTCTCGTTCTTCGACGATGAAGATAGCGAAATGATAGCGGAGCTCTTTACATCGGCTGTTTTATCTGGTCAACCTTATGATATCGAAACCCGACTTCAAAAAGCAACGGGCGAACAGATCTGGATTCGAATTAAGGGAGTCCCTGAGATGGAAGACGGGAGATGTACGCGGGTTTTCGGGATTATACAAGATGTTGATGAAGCAAAGCGCCTGTATCTGGAGCTGGAGCGTAAAGAATCAATGTTGCAAACGTTCGTTGATTATGTGCCGGCCTCTGTAGCGATGTTTGATCAGGATTTGAATTATCTAACCATTAGTAAGCAGTGGAAGGAAGAATTCCATTATGTAGAAAATCACGTGCCTAATCGAAATCTTTACGATGTGTTTCCCAATATTCCCGAACGGCGAAAGGAAATATATCGTAACGCATTGGAAGGAATTCCTTACAAGAATACTGACGAGATCGTTATGCGCGAAGAATATGAACATGCGCAACACTATAATTGGGAAGTAAGACCCTGGAGACTACCTGATGGAACCATTGGAGGGATCATCATCTTCTCGCAAAATATCTCCGAATTAGTCGCTAAAAATGAAGAGCTTAAAAATGCCAAAAAGCTAGCCGATATTGGGAGCAAGGCCAAGTCGGAATTTTTAGCGAATATGAGCCATGAGATTCGTACGCCTTTGAACGGAGTTATCGGATTTTCCGATCTTTTATTGAAGACTCCACTAAATGATCTTCAAAAGCAATATTTGAAATATGTTAATGAGTCAGGAAATAATCTATTATCGATTATCAACGACATATTGGATTTCTCAAAAATTGAATCCGGTAAATTAGAATTCTATATCGATCATTACAATCCTTATGAACTCGTCAATCAGGTTATTCATGTTATTCTATATCAGGCACAGAATAAGGGCATCGAGCTGCTTTTAAACATCGAGCAGGGGCTACCTGATCTGATCTATATTGATGAGTCAAGAATTAAGCAGGTTTTAATTAATCTCTTAGGCAATGCCGTGAAATTTACCGAGACGGGGGAGATTGAGCTTCGCGTCGAAAGAACCAACATTGAGCAGGATAAAGTGAGACTTCGATTCTCTGTCCGCGATACGGGGATTGGTATATCTGAAGAAAAACAGCATCGTATTTTCGATGCCTTTACGCAAGAGGATAGCTCGGTCAGCAAGCGTTTCGGTGGTACCGGGCTGGGTCTGACTATTTCAAATAATATTTTGCGCTACATGGGCAGTGAGCTTTCGCTTGTCAGCAAAGTCGATGAAGGATCGACCTTCTCTTTTGAAATTGAAGTGCCCTATGAATATACCGAAGAACAGAATGATGACCTTTCGGTTGAGACTGTACTTATTGTTGATGATAATGTAAATAATCGTGTAATCCTGGAGCATATGCTCGCCTATAAGGGCGTAGCGACAACTTCTGTGGGGAATGGATTTGAAGCTATACAGCTTTATCTCGACGGGAAACGGTTTGATGCTATTTTAATGGATTACCGCATGCCGATCTTGAATGGTTTAGAAACCATCGCGAAAATCAAAGAATTCTTGCTCCAACAAGGTGAGCCTATTCCACTTTTAGTGTCGCATTGCTCCTCGGAAGACCAGGAAGTCATGACACAGTTCCGTCAAGAGCAGAATTCCTATTGCCTGACAAAACCTATTATTTCCGAAGAACTATATAGGGTCTTGCGACAATCCTATACCACAGAAAGCCCGTCGATTGAAGAATATGAAACTAGCAATCACTTGGAAAAGGCGTTTCGGGTGCTCGTCGCGGACGACAATCCAGTAAATATGGCGCTGAATCTACGACTTGTGGAAGGGGTTTTACCACAATGTGAGACCGCTAGTGTAGAGAATGGTCTGCTTGCAGTTGAAGCTTGCCAAGCATCTATATTTGATTTGATTCTGATGGATATACAGATGCCATTGATGGATGGAATTGAAGCTACGCAACGTATTAGGACGCTTAGCGGCTATGAACAGGTTCCGATTATAGGAATTACTGCGGGGAATGTTATTGGCGAGAAGGAAAAGTGTTTAGAGGTTGGGATGACTGATTTTCTGACAAAGCCAATTAAAGCTGGGGATTTCATGGCGATGGTGACCAAAGCGATGCAGTCCTTAGAAGCAGAATTAGTTAATGAGATGGATATTTCGGCACATTTTGACGAGAGGGTCATGGATGAATCCACCGACCATGATGCCGACTTTAAACAAGAGTTTATTGGGATTGTGTTGGGAGAGTTGGAGTTACAGAAAGAACGGTTGAACCTCGCTCGCCATGAAAACGATGTCCCTCAGATCAAAAAACTGCTGCATAAGCTACGCGGAACATCCAGTACGGCCGGATTAACCTTATTGAATAGCATGACTGTTGACATGGAAGCAAAATTTGTAAATGGAAATCTTCCATTTGACGAAATATCGAATTTGATCAATGAAATTGAATTATTACAGAAAGTATTAATAAACTTAAAAGCGTAA
- a CDS encoding response regulator transcription factor, giving the protein MVVLLAEDDELILKTIEHKLKKEGFEVILTRNGQEAIELIRTQQMDLIISDIMMPFASGIEILAEVKQLERPIPIMMLSSMGQEDIVIEAFQLGASDYMIKPFSPNELILRINKLLNRP; this is encoded by the coding sequence ATGGTTGTGTTATTAGCCGAAGATGATGAATTGATTCTTAAAACTATTGAGCATAAACTAAAAAAAGAAGGATTTGAAGTCATTCTAACGCGGAATGGACAAGAGGCTATTGAATTGATTAGAACCCAACAAATGGATTTAATCATAAGCGATATTATGATGCCTTTTGCTTCTGGAATAGAGATTCTCGCAGAAGTAAAGCAATTAGAGCGACCAATTCCCATCATGATGCTCTCAAGTATGGGGCAGGAGGATATTGTAATTGAGGCTTTCCAATTGGGAGCTTCTGATTATATGATCAAGCCTTTCAGCCCTAATGAATTGATTCTGCGTATTAATAAATTGTTGAACAGACCGTAG
- a CDS encoding HEAT repeat domain-containing protein, which produces MESVLTLHELMIGILTILILVFLLILTLLIFNFRAYKIVESKQLWKKLVDEYLANVIIESSVNELDIEKDINHYLKYPEFRRYFLNRLVESERKFSGVAAEILKRVFYHYRLNEEAYALLRKKKAYLIARGIQVLTLMKAAEALPEIKSMLNHKHVRVRQEAQYATVYFEGFGGLSFLDDFDGVLSDWQQLRIISFIKKLPKDAIPQLLSWLYSDNPSVIIFSLKLVQKFKLLELHTDLIQILSFPDPDVQLEVIRSMFSLDVYDTSEQLINRFPLMEEAQQQEIIKGLGYTRARDQIDFLKKELTSYPTEAGRVNIADALLSMGEFNYLNNLKLSLQDGDPNLLVINHVLDNKRWTK; this is translated from the coding sequence ATGGAGTCGGTACTCACGCTACACGAACTGATGATCGGAATCTTAACTATTTTGATTCTCGTATTTTTGTTGATTCTTACACTCTTGATTTTTAACTTTCGCGCCTATAAGATCGTGGAAAGCAAGCAACTGTGGAAGAAGTTGGTGGATGAGTATCTTGCTAATGTGATCATAGAAAGTTCAGTAAATGAACTTGATATAGAAAAAGATATCAACCATTACTTAAAGTATCCTGAGTTTAGGCGTTATTTCCTTAATCGATTGGTGGAGTCTGAACGTAAGTTTTCCGGTGTTGCTGCTGAGATCTTAAAACGTGTGTTCTATCACTACCGTTTGAATGAAGAAGCTTATGCTTTGTTGCGCAAAAAGAAAGCATATTTGATAGCCCGGGGAATTCAGGTATTAACGCTGATGAAAGCAGCAGAAGCTCTTCCAGAAATAAAGTCCATGTTAAATCATAAACATGTCCGAGTACGACAAGAAGCCCAATACGCCACTGTTTATTTCGAAGGATTTGGAGGATTATCTTTTTTGGATGATTTTGATGGGGTGTTGTCAGATTGGCAACAGCTACGCATTATCAGCTTTATCAAAAAATTGCCTAAAGACGCTATTCCACAATTGTTGAGCTGGCTATATAGCGATAATCCCTCTGTTATCATTTTTTCACTAAAGCTTGTTCAGAAATTCAAATTATTGGAACTACACACAGATTTAATTCAGATATTAAGCTTTCCCGACCCTGACGTACAGCTCGAAGTGATACGAAGCATGTTCAGTCTTGACGTTTATGATACATCAGAACAGCTTATAAATCGTTTTCCATTGATGGAAGAAGCGCAACAGCAGGAGATAATCAAAGGTTTGGGCTATACCCGAGCACGGGATCAGATTGACTTCTTAAAGAAGGAGTTGACAAGTTATCCAACGGAGGCTGGGAGGGTGAATATTGCTGATGCACTTCTTTCTATGGGGGAATTTAACTACTTAAATAACTTGAAGTTATCTCTACAGGACGGAGATCCGAATTTATTAGTCATTAACCACGTATTAGATAATAAGCGATGGACGAAATAG
- a CDS encoding sulfatase-like hydrolase/transferase, which translates to MDEIAKIIYEIFVWLFLLYSMGIFSVYTWIAIFSYGAVTRYKYGNIYTDYSLIASNPNAPSFSLIAPAYNEGKTIVENVRSLLSIYYNKLEIIIVNDGSKDDSIDKLVEAYHLEKVSYAISGNLKTQEVVQVYKSKNPAFKKLIVVDKKNGGKADALNVGINISKSDYIVCIDVDCIIEQEAILKLAKPFLEQEDKRLIACGGVIRLANNCRIENGKVVEVNLPKSWLGRSQALEYIRAFVLGRMAWSRASGLILISGAFGAFDKEIVLACGGYDHSTVGEDMELVVRMRRYMIEQGLPHQVINIPDPLCWTEVPENKEILKKQRNRWMRGTMETLWTHRKLMFNPKYGKLGMISLPYWFLFEFLGPFVEFTGYIIFILFALFGIINWTFFFALFLLVVFSSVLYSVYAISLDLVSHQVYSKRKDLTTLIATAVLEPFYFHPMVVRAGIAGMIDYFRKKNGWGEMTRQGFAQEKDESFKEKATRYSKWLMEQFSPVALVYLVFVLFASVAEWLIYGNSVQQFKTMESFAVLFANNTLAALVFLLPLALAYLIISLFNERLANWILPIITSAAIIIQLVLAFYFIESRNLLGTDLFFYSSDELIGILRASNVLNWLNVFVLICGLIAVVASVKFLISKIKGSSLQALSVLGAGVIASIYLSVFGVVTSRSEDDFMQTAERSKIGFFLYSNAGLLTDHIGDRVFANAIEPSFDSWNAEYPFLKNEQTHDVLGQYFHHADKTPNLVLLLVEGLGNAYSSANGYIGDFTPFLSQLKDSSLVWDNNLSSSGRTFSVLPTVLGSLPFGASGFLEQKDYPKHFNLLNVMAFNGFKTGFIYGGDADFDYMAKYLKANSIDELIDESNFPKSYRRLPSNNGESWGFEDQAVLSQLSALARTQAAPYFHIALTLSTHNPFLINDVSRYEALFESRLKQLKLSKAKHNMALENKKQLTSIMNLDDALRQFFATYRLREEFKNTIFIITGDHAMPEIPLQTKINRYHVPLVIYSPLLKTKRRFQHTVSHFDIAPSILAFYRENYQLKTPEQVTWIGRGLDIGASQPSIGVPMMQSKSQLIDFVYDDMHINDNRMFKLDSKLNEEPFGDASADQAMKKRFDTFREMNKQFIKSSSLLPDSVYKKFFQ; encoded by the coding sequence ATGGACGAAATAGCAAAGATTATATATGAGATTTTTGTCTGGCTATTCTTGCTCTATTCCATGGGAATATTCAGTGTATATACTTGGATAGCCATATTTTCCTATGGTGCGGTCACTCGTTATAAGTACGGTAATATCTATACAGATTATTCCTTGATCGCAAGCAATCCGAATGCCCCGAGTTTTAGTCTAATCGCACCAGCCTACAACGAAGGCAAAACCATCGTAGAGAACGTCAGGTCGCTACTCTCTATCTATTATAATAAATTAGAAATTATAATTGTCAACGATGGATCTAAAGATGATTCCATCGACAAACTTGTTGAAGCATATCATTTAGAAAAAGTGAGCTATGCCATCAGCGGGAATTTGAAAACTCAAGAAGTTGTTCAAGTTTATAAAAGTAAAAACCCTGCCTTCAAGAAGTTAATTGTAGTCGATAAAAAAAATGGGGGCAAAGCCGATGCACTCAATGTTGGGATCAACATTTCTAAGAGCGATTATATAGTCTGTATCGATGTAGACTGCATAATCGAACAAGAGGCAATACTAAAACTTGCTAAACCTTTTTTGGAGCAGGAGGATAAGCGACTTATTGCCTGTGGAGGTGTAATTCGCTTAGCGAATAATTGCAGAATTGAAAACGGGAAAGTGGTCGAGGTCAATCTGCCAAAAAGCTGGTTGGGTAGAAGTCAGGCGCTGGAGTACATTAGAGCATTTGTATTAGGTCGGATGGCATGGTCAAGAGCAAGCGGTTTAATTCTCATTTCAGGGGCTTTTGGAGCCTTCGACAAGGAGATTGTGTTGGCTTGTGGAGGATATGATCACAGCACCGTTGGAGAGGATATGGAGCTCGTAGTTCGTATGAGACGCTACATGATAGAGCAGGGGCTTCCGCATCAGGTAATCAATATCCCGGATCCATTATGCTGGACGGAAGTGCCGGAAAACAAAGAGATCTTAAAAAAGCAAAGAAACCGCTGGATGAGGGGCACGATGGAAACATTGTGGACACATCGCAAACTGATGTTCAACCCCAAATATGGTAAATTGGGGATGATCAGCCTTCCATATTGGTTTCTCTTCGAGTTCTTAGGCCCTTTTGTCGAGTTTACAGGCTATATTATCTTTATTCTTTTCGCTTTATTTGGAATAATAAATTGGACATTTTTCTTTGCCTTATTCCTCCTTGTTGTTTTTTCCAGTGTACTATATTCGGTTTATGCGATCTCGCTGGATTTGGTTAGTCATCAAGTTTATTCTAAGCGAAAGGATCTAACCACGCTGATTGCCACAGCCGTCTTAGAGCCGTTTTATTTCCATCCCATGGTTGTACGCGCTGGAATTGCAGGTATGATCGATTACTTCCGAAAAAAGAATGGGTGGGGAGAAATGACAAGACAAGGATTCGCACAAGAGAAGGATGAAAGCTTCAAGGAAAAGGCTACGCGCTATAGCAAATGGTTGATGGAGCAATTTAGTCCTGTGGCACTCGTTTATCTCGTATTTGTTTTGTTTGCAAGCGTGGCAGAATGGCTCATCTACGGAAACAGCGTTCAGCAGTTTAAAACAATGGAATCATTCGCTGTTTTGTTTGCTAACAACACCTTAGCGGCACTCGTTTTTCTATTGCCCTTAGCTTTAGCTTACCTAATCATTTCTCTATTCAACGAGCGTTTAGCGAACTGGATACTACCCATTATTACCTCCGCTGCCATTATCATACAATTAGTTTTAGCCTTTTATTTTATTGAGTCGAGAAACTTGTTGGGAACTGATCTGTTTTTCTACTCTTCCGACGAACTCATCGGAATACTTCGTGCAAGTAACGTCCTTAACTGGTTGAATGTGTTTGTTTTAATATGTGGTCTAATAGCGGTTGTTGCGAGTGTAAAGTTCCTGATTAGCAAAATAAAAGGATCATCTCTCCAGGCGCTATCTGTACTAGGGGCTGGAGTAATTGCATCGATTTATTTATCTGTATTTGGTGTCGTCACGAGCCGTTCAGAAGATGATTTCATGCAAACGGCAGAACGAAGCAAAATAGGCTTCTTTCTTTATAGCAATGCCGGTTTATTAACGGATCATATTGGAGATCGTGTATTTGCCAATGCTATTGAGCCCTCCTTTGATTCATGGAACGCGGAATACCCCTTTTTAAAAAATGAACAAACTCACGACGTGCTGGGGCAATACTTTCATCATGCGGATAAGACGCCTAACTTGGTTTTGCTTTTAGTTGAAGGCTTAGGAAATGCTTACAGCAGCGCGAATGGCTACATCGGCGATTTTACGCCTTTCCTCAGTCAACTAAAAGATAGCTCCTTAGTTTGGGACAATAATTTGAGTTCCTCCGGGAGAACATTTTCTGTTTTGCCGACAGTCTTAGGTTCTCTGCCGTTTGGAGCATCAGGCTTTCTTGAACAAAAAGATTATCCCAAACATTTTAACCTGCTGAATGTGATGGCTTTTAATGGTTTTAAAACGGGGTTTATTTATGGCGGAGATGCTGATTTCGATTATATGGCTAAGTACCTAAAAGCTAATAGCATCGATGAACTAATCGATGAGTCCAACTTTCCAAAAAGCTACCGACGCCTTCCCAGCAATAATGGTGAAAGTTGGGGGTTTGAGGATCAAGCTGTATTATCGCAGCTGAGTGCTTTAGCACGCACACAAGCTGCGCCTTATTTTCATATAGCATTGACGCTCTCCACGCATAATCCTTTTCTGATCAACGACGTGTCTAGGTATGAAGCACTTTTTGAATCGCGCCTGAAGCAGCTTAAACTATCGAAAGCCAAGCATAATATGGCCCTGGAAAATAAAAAACAGCTTACATCGATAATGAATCTGGATGACGCCCTTCGTCAATTCTTTGCTACCTATCGCCTGCGCGAAGAATTCAAAAACACCATCTTTATCATTACTGGCGATCATGCGATGCCGGAGATACCCTTGCAAACGAAAATCAATCGCTATCACGTTCCTTTGGTTATTTACTCGCCACTATTGAAAACTAAACGTAGGTTTCAACATACAGTAAGCCACTTCGATATTGCTCCGTCTATTCTTGCTTTTTACCGTGAAAACTATCAGTTGAAAACACCTGAGCAGGTGACCTGGATAGGAAGGGGGCTGGACATCGGGGCTTCGCAACCAAGTATCGGTGTTCCGATGATGCAGAGCAAATCGCAGTTGATAGACTTCGTATATGACGATATGCATATCAACGACAACAGGATGTTTAAGTTGGACAGTAAATTAAATGAAGAACCTTTTGGCGATGCAAGTGCAGATCAAGCCATGAAAAAACGATTTGATACTTTCCGCGAGATGAACAAGCAGTTTATCAAATCGTCTTCTCTATTGCCAGATTCAGTGTACAAGAAATTCTTTCAGTAG